The genomic stretch CAGCACTTTGTTCAACCCCGCCACCGCCACATAGCGCGTCAGCAGTGCGCCACCGATGATGATCACGAAAATTGCCGCAAAGGACAGGGCGGATTGTTTCAGCGCTGACCAGAAGCTGGCAGGGGAAAAGGTGCGCATGGCGATTGCGATCAATACCGCCCCTAATGCTCCAAGAGCACCGGCCTCCGTGGGGGTGGCCCAGCCCAACGAAATCGAGCCCATGACAATTGCGATCAGGATCGGTAGCGGTGCAATGTCCATAAGAAGTTGTCCAGCTCCCACCGTTGGCTCATCTTCTGCCGTGGCCCCTCCGCCTGCAAGGCTGGGGTTGAGTTTGCACCGGGTCACAATCATCGCGATGTAGATGGCCATCGACAATATCCCGGGCAATATCCCCGCCATGAACAGCGCCCCAATCGAGACATCCGAATACACGCCGTAAAGGATCATCACGATGCTTGGCGGGATCAGTGACCCGAGCGTCCCGGAGGCCGCAATCGTCCCGCAGGCAAGACCCGGATCGTAGCGGCGGCTCAGCATTTCAGGGATTGCGATCTTTGACATGGCAGAGGCCGTGGCCACCGAAGACCCCGAGGCCGCCGCAAAGAGCGCGCTTGCCAGAACGCTGGAACAGGCCAATGCACCGGGCAGGCGGGCCAAGACTTGACGCGAGGCGCGAAACAATCCGCTGGTCAACCCGGTCTCGGAGGCCACATAGCCCATAAGCAGGAACATCGGTATGGCCGAAAAGCTCCAGTTGGAGGCGAGGTCATAGGGGATACGCGCAAGGGACCCAATGGCCGCGCGCAGGCTGATCTCATAGGTGATGCCGACAAAGGAGACCGCGATCAGCGACAATCCGACGGGGACGCGAATAGCGATCAACGACAGCAAGGCACCCAAAGCCACCAGAATTGGAGTGATATCTTCAAGCATCTTATTTTACGCCCTTAGTGTTGCGGATAGTCAAAGCAAAGGCTGCCGCAGTTGAGCTCGCAAAGGCCACTGGCAGAATCCAACGCACTGGCCAGACCGGCATCAGGTTGACCCCCATCGCCACTTCGCCTCGTCCAGTGGATGAAACGGCCTGCTCAAATGTGATGTAGGTCAACAGGCCATAAATCCCGACGGACAAAAGCCCCGAAACAATCACCGATAGCCTTTTGGCTGCGACAGGAAAAAACCGGTAGAACAGATCCGTGTCCATATGTTCGCCCCGCACCTCAAGGATCATAATGGGCAGGAACACGACTGGGATCATGCAATAGAATGATACGACTTCCATGGTGCCAGTGAGCGGCGCACTGAACGCAGTGCGCAGCGCCACGTCCAAAGAGATCGCCAGCAAAATTGCCATGACAGCGAAGGCCGCGATCGCGAGTTGCAGACGCGCGACACGGTCTAGCAATTCAAACGGCCTGGAAAGGGCATTTAGGATCATCGGGAAGCCTTTGGTGAAGAAAGGGAAACCAAAGACCGCAGACCTCAGTCTGTCGGTCCAGGCGTGATGCGGCCACACCAAAACTGTGGCCGCACCAGGCGTTTCGCGGGGTTTATTGCAGGCCGTATGTGGCCAGATCGAGTTTGTCGTAAATCTCTGCCCGCATCATATCAGCCAGCGTCTCTTTGTCCTCGACGGGTACGTCGGCCAGCTTGGCATCCCACTTATCAATCGTCGCCTGGAACCGTGCGAGCAAGGCCTCAGCCTCTGCGATTTTATAGGTTTCCTGAATGATCGGCACGGCGTTCCCTGGCTGTTTGGCACGGAAGGCAGCAATCGACGCGGTAAGATCTTCGCCGGGTGCGTGGAAGGTTACACCCTCGGCTTTGAGGCTCTCTTCGGCGGCAGCTTCCTCCAGCAAGGTCCCGTCAACGATCAAAGCAGCCATAGCGTCGGCCTCCGCATAAAGTGCGGCGCGACGTTGATCTATGGTCAATTCAGCCCAAACCGCCGGGTTGTAGCCATGGCCCAGACCTGCCCAGAACATGGTCACAGGCATATCAGTGATATGGGGTGCGACTTCATAAAGTTTACGAACATAGGCGTCAGCAGCTGTTGTTGTGGTGCAGGTCAGCGCGCCCTTATCCAGCGCGCCATACTGTTCGTTGGTGTTAAACGACACAGTCGCAGCACCGGCCGCATTGGCCCATTCCGCAGGCGCACGGCCCGGCAGACGAAGCTTGGCACCGTTCAATTCTGCAAGCGTGGTGATCGGTGTGTTACAGATCAATTTGTACTGGTTCGTCGTGTAAGACCCGCCATAGACGACGCCGTGACCGGCCCATTCTGCCAACAACATGGGCTCGGTCATGTTGAATTCGGTGGCCGCCGCAATCACCACACGCGGATCGCCGAAGGTCATGCCCAGCTCTTCAAGCGCGTTGGCCACAGGCAGGTCGCTTGGCGTGTATTGCGCGAAATGGCCTGAAACGTCAGCGAGGCCATCTGCGATCTCTTGCAGGTTGCCGCCCGCCGTCACGCGCGCAGATCCCAGTTCGACCTCGGCTACCAATGTGCCGCCAGAGCGTTCGGCAAGCGCTTCGGCCCAATATGTATACAGATAGCGCGAATATTGGTGTTGCGGTGGTAGCCAGGTGGCGGCGGTGATTGTATCGCGAGCCATCACAACACTTGGGCCCAGAATGGCCCCACTGAGGGCTACGCCCAAGATGAAAGTCGTTTTCATTGGTCTTCTCCACTGTTGGTTGTTTTTTTGCCTTGTAAAGCGCTGATATCAGGGGTGATTGCAGGCTTTATCACCGCCCCTGTAAGGAAGAACTGGGCAAACCCCTGCCGCATATGTCGTGTTGCGACCTCTTGATGGCCGAAGGAATTGGTAAACCCGTAACCGCGCAAAGTGTTCGATGCGATGGCCCAGTGGGTCTCCTGTTCGGCCTGCGACAGGGCTGGCAGATCAAACGTATCGGTCCAAAACCGCAGTAGGTTTTCGCGCCATACGACAATGGCATCTTGCGCCGCCTCAGAGAGGAATTCTTCGACACGCATCCCCAGGGACATCTCCATGGTGGCGATGAACAAATCACTCGCAAAGGCTGCTGAAGTCTCAGTGACAAATTCTTCAAGCCCAATTTCACCGGATCGCAGCCTTTGGGATATCCGGGTCAAGCAGATCGCAAACTCCGCAAGCACATCTTCGAAAGCGGCAACGACAAGCGCGTCCTTGCTGGCAAAATGATGAAATAGAGCGCCCCTAGATACGCCCGCCTTCTTCAAAAGCGGTGCAATTGAAAGCCCTGCAAACCCATTTGAGATCAACTGATCGATCGCCGCCCGCTTGAGGGCGGCAACGGTTTTCTCAGAATCGCGAATGCGCGCTGTTGGGAGTTTTTTGTCCATTATTATCATCCTGATTATACCGACCGATCGGTATGTAAGGTGCCTCAATGGAGCTCATGCTGTCAATATGTTTTCCAATGACATGTCTAAAAACGGGTCAAGCGCCTGTATCACAAAGTGAAATTTTTGTGCTCATGTGGCTATGGGCAAGAATTCCGTCCAAGATGGTGAAGCGGTCTATGCGAAGTTTTGGGGAAGCCGCGATGCCGCACTTGGACATCTGGACAAAGGCCGGTGTGGGCCGTTCCACTCGTCGACCTGGGCACTGATGTAGGGCTTTTGAAAGGTCGCTTTTTGCGCTTTTCTGCCGTTCGTGCAGGTTGCGGCAATGGGCAATTGGGGCTCGAAGCTGCTTTGTGGCGGGCGACCCAATGTCTGCTGCCGGGAGGTTTGTGCCCGGTCAAGGTATCACTGTAGCGCCCCGCTCTGCCGATCAGCTCCGATTGGAAAGCCTGCCAAAAGGGGCTGATCGCAGATGTTGATGAAGGGGCTCTAGTCGTTGATGTCTGTCTCGAAGGTTTTTACCTGGCCCGAAGGCAGAGCAAAATAGCGCCGCATCAGCAGCCATGAGATCAGCGACAGGGCGGCGAACAGGAAGATCAAGGCGGGCAGGGCAAGAGCACCGCTGCCCAGCACCGCCAGCAGGATGCCGCAGGCCAGGGCACCCAGGGCAAAGCCCAGAAAGACAAAGCCGGGGGCCAGGACCTCTAGGATGGCGAGCACCAGCGCGGCGGCGCACCAAACCCACCAGAGTTCCCAATAGGAGGCTGCAACCGGTTCCATCATTTGCCACCTTTCAGCAGCTTGAAGGCATCGCCAAAGGCCTCAATTGCGTGGGCGGGCAGCACGATGGTCTGTTTGCCTTCGCCGTTGCCAAGCGCATTGAGCGCCTCAACCTGTTTCAGGGCCACCTGATACTGCGCCGCCTCGATGCCATTTTCGTGGATCGCCTTGGCCACGACTTCGGTGGCATAGGCCTCGGCGTCGGCCTGAATGCGGCGGGCCTTGGCGATTTGTTCGGCGGCATAGAGTTCGGCATCGGCAGACAGTTCAACTGCGCGTTTGCTCCCTTCGGCCTCGGTCACCTGGGCGCGACGGGCGCGTTCGGCGTTCAGCTGCTGCAGCATGGCGTCGCGGGTGGCCTGATCCAGGTTCACATCCAGGATTTCTGCGCGGGTGACTTCGATGCCCCAGTCATCCACCGCGTCCTCGACGCTTGCCTGGATCTGGCCAATCAGCTGGGTGCGGTTTGACTGCACCTCGTCCAGGTCCATCTTGCCGATCTCGGCGCGCACGATACCTGCCACGGTGGTTGCAATGGCGGCATCCACGTCGCGGATCCGGTAGACGGTTTTTTCTGGTTCGGTAATACGGTAGAACACAGAGGTGTCGATCTGCACCAGCACGTTGTCCTTGGTGATGGCATCCTGGCTGGCACTGGGCAGCTGGCGTTCCAGAATTGAAATGCGATGCGCCACGGCGTCCAACAAGGGCACGATAAAGTTGATGCCGGGTCCAAGCACCGAATGCAGGCGCCCAAAGCGCTCGATCACAAATTTTTCGGACTGGGGTACAATGTGGACGCCTTTGAAGATGATGACGATCAGGAAGATCGCCCCCAGCAGGTAGATGGCGTTTTGTGAAATTAGACCAATGAGAAAATCTTCGTTCATCGGGCCCTCCTAGAAAAAGTTGTGTACTATTGCATACATATGGGGTCGCCATGGTATGACTGCAAGAATGCAGCCTATGTCCTGTATGCTCTGCTCTGAGAGGGCTGACAAGATGGCTTGAGGCTTGTCAAAAGCCGCGCAATCAGGCAAATGCGCTGGGTTCTGCACTCAAAGGAGAGTAAAATGGCGCCGAAAATCACCTTTGATCTGAAAGCCCGTGATGGCAAGGCCCGCACCGGGGTTATTTCCACACCGCGCGGCGATATCCGCACGCCGGCCTTTATGCCGGTTGGCACCGCCGCCACGGTGAAGGCGATGATGCCGGAAAGCGTGCGGGAAACCGGTGCAGATATCCTGCTGGGCAATACCTATCACTTGATGCTGCGCCCCACGGCGGAACGCATTGACCGCCTGGGCGGGCTGCATAAATTCATGAACTGGGATCGCCCTATCCTGACGGACTCCGGCGGCTTTCAGGTGATGTCCTTGGCAGGGCTGCGCAAGCTGACCGAGACGGGCGTCACTTTTAAGTCCCATATTGACGGCTCCAAACATGAGCTGACGCCAGAACGCTCGATGGAAATTCAAAAGCTATTGGGCTCTGATATCGTGATGTGTTTTGACGAATGCCCGGCGCTGCCCGCCACCCGGGATCGCATTGCCGAAAGCATGCGCCTGTCGATGCGTTGGGCCGAACGCTCGAAAGAGGCCTTTGGCGATCGCCCGGGCCACGCGCTGTTTGGCATCATGCAGGGCGGTTTGGAGCAGGATCTGCGTGCAGAAAGCGCCGAGGCGCTGAAAAACATCGGTTTTGATGGCTACGCTGTGGGCGGGCTGGCCGTGGGTGAGGGGCAGGAGGCGATGTTTGACTGCCTGGACTATGCCCCTGATATGCTGCCCGAGGATAAGCCACGGTACCTGATGGGGGTTGGTAAACCTGATGACATCGTCGGCGCCGTGGCGCGGGGCATTGACATGATGGACTGTGTGCTGCCGTCGCGCTCGGGGCGCACCGGCCAGGCCTTTACCCGCCACGGCGTGGTCAACATCAAAAACGCCCGCCACGCGGATGACCCGCGCCCCCTGGATGAAAACTGCAGCTGCCCGGCCTGTTCGAAATACAGCCGCGCCTATCTGCATCATGTGTTCCGCAGCAACGAAATGATTTCGGGCATGCTGCTGACCTGGCACAACCTGCATTATTTCCAGGACATCATGGCAGGCATGCGCGAGGCCATCGCAGAGGGCACTTTCGCGGCCTGGCAGCAGGGCTTCCATGATGGACGCGCCCAGGGCGATATCGAGCCATTGTAAGGGGCCTATTCACATCGCAGGGGCAGGTGAAAGACCTGCCCTGTTTGCATTACATTTGTGAAGAATTTGAACCTCTCTCCCTGTTGCGGACCCTCTAAGGACAAGGTCTGGTCACAAAATTCCTGTGTGTTGCTCAGCAGTTTGTAACACCTGGAGGTGAGTAATGAAAAATTCTGTTTCTGCAAGTTCCGCCCATATCGTTCTTTTTGTTGTCCTGGGCCTTGGTATGGCTTTGATTGGATTTATGGATGGCGGATCTTCCCAATCATCTGAATTTGCCCAACTTTCCCATCTTCAAAGTGGTCAGGCTAAATAACCAAGCTATTTGGTCCTGGTGGAACGGGGGGCTTCATCAGCCTGTTGGCGGCCTGTTGACTGTGCGGCTGGACGTCCGGCGGGGCAGTGGCATTAGGTGTTTTGGGTCGTGCGCGGATTTGCGGCGCATTTGCCAAAAGCGCTCTTGTGGTTCGGCAATGCTACGGGCAAGGTGTCCCCCAACTTTGCGGTGCGGCGGTTGAAATATGTTAACCGCTGTACCAGATAAAGACTTCCAAAGAGGGGAGCGCCAGAGGTTGCCGAGTGTCGGGACCGGGGGCTCTTGCCAAGTAAAGGACCGAGTATGAAAGAGCCGCTTAATTCTTCCTATCCTGTATTGCCGCTGCGCGACATTGTGGTCTTTCCGCATATGATCGTGCCGTTGTTTGTGGGTCGGGAAAAATCTGTGCGCGCCCTCGAAGAGGTGATGGCGGATGACAAACAGATTCTGTTGTCCAGCCAGATTGACCCGGCAGAGGACGAGCCACAGACCGATGGCATCTACCCAACGGGTGTGCTGGCCAATGTGCTGCAACTGCTGAAACTGCCCGATGGCACCGTAAAGGTGCTGGTCGAAGGCCATGCGCGGGTCAAGATCACCAATTACCTCGAGAATGAGGACTATTTTGAAGCCGGTGCGGAATATCTCACCGAGATCCCCGGCGACGCCACCACCATCGAGGCGCTGGTGCGCACGGTTGGCGACGAGTTTGAGCGCTACGCCAAGGTCCGCAAAAACATCCCCGAAGAGGCCCTGTCCGCCGTCGGTGAAACTGCCGAACCCGCCAAACTGGCGGATCTGGTTGCGGGCCATCTGGGGATTGAGGTCGATCGCAAGCAGGAGCTGCTGGAAACCCTGTCGATCAGCGAGCGGCTGGAAAAAGTCTATGGGCTGATGCAGGGCGAAATGTCGGTTCTGCAGGTCGAGAAAAAGATCAAGACCCGGGTCAAATCCCAGATGGAGAAGACCCAGCGCGAATATTACCTGAATGAGCAGATGAAGGCCATTCAGAAGGAACTGGGTGACGGCGAAGAAGGGGCTGGCGAAATTGCCGAACTGGAAGAGAAGGTCGCTGCAACCAAGCTGTCGAAAGAAGCCCGTGAAAAGGCTGATGCGGAGCTGAAAAAGCTCAAGAACATGTCGCCGATGTCGGCCGAGGCCACCGTGGTGCGCAACTACCTCGACTGGATGTTGGGCATTCCATGGGGCGTGAAATCACGCGTCAAAAAGGACCTGGGCAAGGCACAGGACATCCTGGATGCGGATCACTATGGTCTGGAAAAGGTCAAAGAACGCATTGTCGAATACCTTGCGGTGCAGCAGCGCTCGACCAAGCTCAAAGGCCCGATTCTCTGCCTTGTGGGCCCTCCCGGTGTGGGGAAAACCTCGCTTGGCAAATCCGTGGCCAAGGCAACTGGACGCGAGTTCATTCGCATCTCGCTTGGCGGCGTGCGTGATGAATCAGAAATCCGCGGCCACCGCCGGACCTATATCGGCTCGATGCCCGGCAAGATCATCCAGGCGCTGAAAAAAGCCAAGACCACCAACCCGCTGATCCTGCTCGACGAGATCGACAAGATGGGGCAGGATTTCCGTGGTGATCCAGCTTCCGCGATGCTGGAAGTGCTTGATCCGGAACAGAACGCCACCTTTGTGGATCACTATATGGAGGTCGAATATGACCTCTCCAACGTGATGTTCCTGACCACCTCGAACAGCTACAACATGCCTGGGCCGCTGCTGGACCGGATGGAAATCATCCCGCTGTCTGGCTACACCGAGGACGAAAAGCGCGAGATTGCCAAACAGCATCTGGTGTCCAAGCAAGTCAAGAACCATGGTCTGAAGGCCAAGGAATTCGAGATGAGCGATGAGGCGCTGAAGGATATCATCCGCGTCTACACCCGCGAGGCTGGGGTGCGGAACCTGGAGCGTGAAATTGCCAAGGTGGCGCGTAAATCGCTGACCAAGATCGTCAAGAAAGAGGTCGAGAGCGTTTCTGTCACCTCCGACAATCTGGATGAGTTCCTGGGCGTTGCCAAATACCGCTATGGTCTGGCCGAAAAGGAAGATCAGGTTGGTGTTGTCACCGGGCTTGCCTATACCTCGGTAGGCGGCGAGCTGCTGTCGATCGAGGCCCTGCGCCTGCCGGGCAAAGGCCGGATGAAGACCACAGGTAAGCTGGGCGATGTGATGAAGGAAAGCATCGAGGCAGCTTCATCCTATGTGCGCTCCATCTCGCCCAAAATCGGGGTGAAGCCGCCCAAGTTTGACAAGTGGGATATCCACGTTCACGTGCCCGAAGGCGCCACCCCTAAGGATGGTCCCTCGGCGGGTCTGGCCATGGTGACTTCCATCGTGTCGGTGCTGACAAAAATTCCCGTGCGCAAGGACATCGCCATGACCGGCGAGGTTACCCTGCGCGGCAATGCGCTGGCCATTGGTGGCTTGAAGGAAAAGCTGCTGGCGGCCCTGCGTGGCGGTATCAAAACAGTGCTGATCCCACAAGAAAACGCCAAGGATCTGCCCGAGATCCCGGATAACGTCAAAGAAGGCCTGGAGATCATCCCGGTGAGCCATGTCTCGGAAGTTCTGAAGCATGCGCTGGTACGCCAGCCCGAGCCGATCGAATGGGACGAGGCTGCCGAAGAAGAGGCCGCTGCGGCAAAGGCCGCGCTGGAGGCTGGCTCCCGGGCGTCGGGTGCCCCAGCGCATTAAGCCGCTTGGGATAAAACAGAGGCGCTGATCTGACCCTTTGTTTTCTGATAAAAAAAGAGGGCGGCCCCTGCGGGTCGCCCTTTATCGTTTTATTGTTACTCTTTCCGTTCTGGCCCCTTGGTCATGGGCTCTTAGTATCTCGTTTATTTCTATTTAGCTCAGGCGGCGCTTTGCTGCGCCATTTTGGCCAGAACTGTGGTGATCGCCACCGCGTCGGGGCTCTGATCTTCCACTTTTGCCTGGTTCAGGATGTTGGCCAGGGTCAGGTCCAGCGCGCTGAGCTTATCTGCGACATAGTCAGCGCGATTGCTGATCTGCTCGATCTCGGAGGCAACATTGATGATGCCGCCGCCATTGGCGACAAAATCCGGCGCATAAAGAATACCTGCGTCATGCAGCGCCTGGCCATCCGCCGGGGTGGCCAGTTGGTTGTTGGCGCCGC from Phaeobacter sp. G2 encodes the following:
- the lon gene encoding endopeptidase La; this encodes MKEPLNSSYPVLPLRDIVVFPHMIVPLFVGREKSVRALEEVMADDKQILLSSQIDPAEDEPQTDGIYPTGVLANVLQLLKLPDGTVKVLVEGHARVKITNYLENEDYFEAGAEYLTEIPGDATTIEALVRTVGDEFERYAKVRKNIPEEALSAVGETAEPAKLADLVAGHLGIEVDRKQELLETLSISERLEKVYGLMQGEMSVLQVEKKIKTRVKSQMEKTQREYYLNEQMKAIQKELGDGEEGAGEIAELEEKVAATKLSKEAREKADAELKKLKNMSPMSAEATVVRNYLDWMLGIPWGVKSRVKKDLGKAQDILDADHYGLEKVKERIVEYLAVQQRSTKLKGPILCLVGPPGVGKTSLGKSVAKATGREFIRISLGGVRDESEIRGHRRTYIGSMPGKIIQALKKAKTTNPLILLDEIDKMGQDFRGDPASAMLEVLDPEQNATFVDHYMEVEYDLSNVMFLTTSNSYNMPGPLLDRMEIIPLSGYTEDEKREIAKQHLVSKQVKNHGLKAKEFEMSDEALKDIIRVYTREAGVRNLEREIAKVARKSLTKIVKKEVESVSVTSDNLDEFLGVAKYRYGLAEKEDQVGVVTGLAYTSVGGELLSIEALRLPGKGRMKTTGKLGDVMKESIEAASSYVRSISPKIGVKPPKFDKWDIHVHVPEGATPKDGPSAGLAMVTSIVSVLTKIPVRKDIAMTGEVTLRGNALAIGGLKEKLLAALRGGIKTVLIPQENAKDLPEIPDNVKEGLEIIPVSHVSEVLKHALVRQPEPIEWDEAAEEEAAAAKAALEAGSRASGAPAH
- a CDS encoding SPFH/Band 7/PHB domain protein — encoded protein: MNEDFLIGLISQNAIYLLGAIFLIVIIFKGVHIVPQSEKFVIERFGRLHSVLGPGINFIVPLLDAVAHRISILERQLPSASQDAITKDNVLVQIDTSVFYRITEPEKTVYRIRDVDAAIATTVAGIVRAEIGKMDLDEVQSNRTQLIGQIQASVEDAVDDWGIEVTRAEILDVNLDQATRDAMLQQLNAERARRAQVTEAEGSKRAVELSADAELYAAEQIAKARRIQADAEAYATEVVAKAIHENGIEAAQYQVALKQVEALNALGNGEGKQTIVLPAHAIEAFGDAFKLLKGGK
- a CDS encoding TRAP transporter large permease, producing the protein MLEDITPILVALGALLSLIAIRVPVGLSLIAVSFVGITYEISLRAAIGSLARIPYDLASNWSFSAIPMFLLMGYVASETGLTSGLFRASRQVLARLPGALACSSVLASALFAAASGSSVATASAMSKIAIPEMLSRRYDPGLACGTIAASGTLGSLIPPSIVMILYGVYSDVSIGALFMAGILPGILSMAIYIAMIVTRCKLNPSLAGGGATAEDEPTVGAGQLLMDIAPLPILIAIVMGSISLGWATPTEAGALGALGAVLIAIAMRTFSPASFWSALKQSALSFAAIFVIIIGGALLTRYVAVAGLNKVLEQLFVESAAGPLMLIAAVSVLYIVLGMFIDSIGLLLLTAPLVLPLAVSLEMDMIWFGIILIKLLEIGLITPPVGLNIFVIKSALGDQVTLPTIFKGVTWFISMDVLTLVLLVAFPAITIWLPEMIYG
- a CDS encoding TetR/AcrR family transcriptional regulator, yielding MRHLTYRSVGIIRMIIMDKKLPTARIRDSEKTVAALKRAAIDQLISNGFAGLSIAPLLKKAGVSRGALFHHFASKDALVVAAFEDVLAEFAICLTRISQRLRSGEIGLEEFVTETSAAFASDLFIATMEMSLGMRVEEFLSEAAQDAIVVWRENLLRFWTDTFDLPALSQAEQETHWAIASNTLRGYGFTNSFGHQEVATRHMRQGFAQFFLTGAVIKPAITPDISALQGKKTTNSGEDQ
- a CDS encoding TRAP transporter small permease, whose amino-acid sequence is MLDRVARLQLAIAAFAVMAILLAISLDVALRTAFSAPLTGTMEVVSFYCMIPVVFLPIMILEVRGEHMDTDLFYRFFPVAAKRLSVIVSGLLSVGIYGLLTYITFEQAVSSTGRGEVAMGVNLMPVWPVRWILPVAFASSTAAAFALTIRNTKGVK
- the tgt gene encoding tRNA guanosine(34) transglycosylase Tgt — translated: MAPKITFDLKARDGKARTGVISTPRGDIRTPAFMPVGTAATVKAMMPESVRETGADILLGNTYHLMLRPTAERIDRLGGLHKFMNWDRPILTDSGGFQVMSLAGLRKLTETGVTFKSHIDGSKHELTPERSMEIQKLLGSDIVMCFDECPALPATRDRIAESMRLSMRWAERSKEAFGDRPGHALFGIMQGGLEQDLRAESAEALKNIGFDGYAVGGLAVGEGQEAMFDCLDYAPDMLPEDKPRYLMGVGKPDDIVGAVARGIDMMDCVLPSRSGRTGQAFTRHGVVNIKNARHADDPRPLDENCSCPACSKYSRAYLHHVFRSNEMISGMLLTWHNLHYFQDIMAGMREAIAEGTFAAWQQGFHDGRAQGDIEPL